In a genomic window of Gossypium arboreum isolate Shixiya-1 chromosome 7, ASM2569848v2, whole genome shotgun sequence:
- the LOC108481737 gene encoding uncharacterized protein LOC108481737 gives MYYAVSYLKREKGEKKSWEFLGCEMGNVTSNVAARFAFFPPDPPTYDVHKDESGKLVLQGMTADKNIDVHMLDTKGGNKIIATFWRHPVARLTLLYSHGNAADLGQMHELFNELRAHLRVNIMSYDYSGYGASTGKPTEFNTYYDIEAVYNCLKKEYGVKQEDLIVYGQSVGSGPTLHLASRVKKLGGVVLHSAILSGIRVLYPVKMTFWFDIFKNIDKIRRVQCPVLVIHGTDDEIVDWSHGKRLWELSKEKYDPLWVKGGGHCNLETFPEYTKHLRKFISTIEKISISKPAKQLTSAPSITEHKHCKCLRLKAKKEKEES, from the exons ATGTATTATGCAGTTTCATATCTGAAAAgagaaaaaggggaaaaaaaaagttGGGAATTTTTGGGTTGTGAAATGGGGAATGTGACGTCGAATGTGGCTGCAAGGTTTGCATTTTTCCCACCAGACCCACCAACGTACGATGTACATAAGGATGAAAGTGGGAAGCTTGTTTTGCAAGGGATGACAGCCGACAAGAACATAGATGTTCATATGCTTGATACCAAAGGTGGGAATAAAATCATAGCCACCTTTTGGAGACACCCTGTTGCTCGTTTAACTCTCTTGTATTCCCATGGCAATGCTGCTGATTTAGGCCAGATGCATGAACTCTTCAATGAACTCAGAGCCCACCTTCGTGTCAATATTATGAG TTATGATTATTCAGGGTATGGAGCATCTACAGGCAAG CCAACTGAATTCAACACATATTATGACATAGAGGCAGTGTacaattgtttaaagaaagaaTATGGAGTTAAACAGGAAGATTTGATAGTGTATGGTCAATCTGTTGGAAGTGGACCAACTCTACACTTAGCTTCTCGTGTTAAGAAACTAGGCGGAGTTGTTCTTCACAGTGCCATCCTTTCCGGCATTCGGGTCTTGTATCCCGTCAAGATGACTTTCTGGTTCGATATCTTCAAA AACATTGACAAAATACGGCGCGTCCAATGTCCGGTTCTAGTTATTCAT GGAACAGATGATGAGATTGTTGATTGGTCTCATGGGAAGAGATTATGGGAACTTTCAAAGGAAAAATATGATCCATTATGGGTGAAAGGTGGCGGCCATTGCAACCTCGAAACTTTCCCAGAGTACACTAAGCATCTACGCAAATTCATAAGCACGATAGAGAAGATTTCGATTTCGAAACCGGCTAAACAGCTTACTTCTGCCCCAAGTATTACAGAACATAAACACTGTAAATGCTTGAGATTGAAGGcaaagaaggaaaaggaagaatCATGA
- the LOC108475057 gene encoding cold shock domain-containing protein 4-like, which produces MEFWVFVADGEKVEYVVKPSEGRPKAVEVIGPNENPVCGSYRSRRNDLGGSGGYGGGYGGRGKRGDYGGGGSGCYKCGEVGHLARDCGQGGNGGGGRYGGSGGSSACYKCGGSMHFVRECPDNGRKV; this is translated from the exons ATGGAGTTCTGG GTTTTTGTTGCTGATGGTGAAAAGGTTGAGTATGTTGTCAAGCCTTCTGAAGGACGCCCCAAAGCTGTTGAGGTTATTGGCCCCAACGAAAACCCTGTTTGTGGCTCCTATAGATCCAGGCGCAATGACCTTGGTGGCAGTGGAGGTTATGGCGGTGGTTATGGTGGAAGGGGAAAGAGAGGCGATTATGGTGGTGGTGGTAGTGGATGTTATAAGTGTGGTGAGGTGGGCCATTTAGCACGGGACTGTGGACAAGGTGGCAATGGTGGTGGAGGAAGATATGGTGGCAGTGGCGGCAGCAGTGCTTGTTACAAATGTGGAGGCTCTATGCATTTCGTTAGGGAGTGTCCCGACAATGGTCGCAAAGTTTGA
- the LOC108486070 gene encoding class V chitinase-like: MAAKLLSFLFFSFHFLVFQLHFSAGQDVVRAAYWSAGSEFPVSDIDSTLFTHLFCAFADLDSQTNQVTVSSANQARFSTFTETVQLKNPSIKTLLSIGGGSSSASDFASMASQANTRKSFIDSSINIARSYGFHGLDLDWEYPSTPTEMNNLGLLLNEWRVALVNEAANTGNSRLLLSAAFFRNSDYYTLDYPIQAIQNSLDWINVMAYDFYGPGWSTVTGPPAALYNPGTQVSGDYGITSWIQSGIPSNKLVLGFPFYGYAWQLVDANNHGFFAPTSGPAITPNGDLGYGQIKDFISANSATEVYNATVVSNYCYAGTTWIGFDDTESITAKVSYCKQKGLLGYFAWHVGADDGWTLSRAASETWGS, encoded by the exons ATGGCTGCAAAACTCCTTAGCTTCTTGTTTTTCAGTTTCCATTTTCTTGTTTTTCAGCTTCACTTCTCCGCCGGTCAGGATGTTGTTAGGGCTGCTTATTGGTCGGCAGGCAGTGAATTTCCCGTTTCCGATATAGACTCCACGCTTTTCACTCACCTTTTCTGCGCATTTGCTGATCTTGATTCTCAAACAAACCAAGTCACGGTTTCCTCGGCAAACCAGGCCCGATTCTCCACCTTCACTGAGACTGTCCAACTGAAAAATCCTTCCATTAAAACACTCCTTTCAATCGGTGGGGGAAGTTCATCGGCGTCAGATTTCGCTTCCATGGCTAGCCAAGCTAATACCAGGAAATCATTCATCGATTCCTCCATAAATATAGCTAGATCTTACGGCTTCCATGGCCTTGACCTTGATTGGGAGTACCCATCAACACCTACTGAAATGAACAACTTGGGTTTACTTCTAAACGAATGGAGAGTTGCTTTGGTTAATGAAGCCGCCAATACTGGCAACTCAAGATTACTTTTGTCGGCAGCATTTTTCCGCAACTCGGATTATTATACTCTGGATTATCCAATCCAGGCAATACAGAATAGCCTGGACTGGATCAACGTAATGGCTTATGATTTTTACGGCCCTGGATGGTCAACTGTAACCGGACCTCCTGCAGCGTTATACAATCCCGGAACTCAAGTTAGTGGTGATTATGGAATCACTTCATGGATACAATCAGGTATTCCATCGAATAAATTAGTTCTCGGCTTCCCTTTTTACGGCTATGCATGGCAGCTTGTGGATGCAAATAACCATGGGTTTTTTGCACCGACTAGTGGACCGGCTATAACGCCAAATGGAGACTTGGGTTACGGTCAGATCAAGGATTTTATTTCGGCTAACAGCGCCACGGAGGTATACAATGCAACTGTGGTTTCGAATTATTGCTACGCTGGGACGACCTGGATTGGTTTTGATGATACAGAAAGCATTACAGCCAAGGTTTCTTATTGTAAACAAAAAGGGTTGCTTGGTTACTTCGCATGGCATGTTGGCGCTGATGATGGTTGGACTCTTTCTCGAGCAG CATCGGAAACTTGGGGATCGTAG